TGCTCCGGTAGCGCGAAAGAATCGCCGTCGAGGTAGTGGGCGTCCCCCATCAGACTCATCCGCGGGGAGTGGCCTTCTTTCAATTCGACGACCGTGAGTCCGCAGTTGGTGATTTGAAAACACCAAAAACTCGATAAAGGCGCTTCGAGAAAATAACACAAAAGCGTCTTGACCACGGCGTCGTGCGTCGTCAGACAGACATCACCGGAATACTTCAGAGCGATTTTCTCCATCGCGGCCACTGAACGGACTTGGACATCCCGCAACGACTCTCCTCCCTCTCCGGGCATGATAACCGTGTGGGGAGACGTGTGCCACGCTGCGTACAGGTCTGGCCAACGCGAGGCGACCTCGGTGGCAAGCAGCGTCTCCCATTCTCCATGATGAATCTCGGAAAATTCGGAGACAATTTCGACCGTACTCACCCCACACGCGGCGGCGATTTTCTTGCCCGTGACGAGAGCGCGTTTCAGCGGGCTGCTGACGACCGCCTCGAACCTGTGAGGCGCAAGGAACGCCGCGACCTTATCGCCCTGGGCAAGGCCATGCTCGCTGAGTTCCGTATCCCGCTGACCCTGAAAACGCCCTTCCACGTTCCAACTCGTTTCACCATGCCTAATGATGAAAAACCTCATTTTCCTTCATCTCCATATTTGCCTTCATCTCCATTCAGCTTGACTGTAGCAGCCCAAACCATGTCACCGTCCCGCTCTATCGCCAAAAGCAGTTCAGACGACAGAACGCCGTCGACCTCCATGACGGCCAGGGCCAAACCGCTGGATTCTTTGCGACCCAAGGAGAAGTTGGCGATATTCACCGATGAGTCCCCCAATAGTTTGCCAACT
The window above is part of the Synergistaceae bacterium genome. Proteins encoded here:
- a CDS encoding histidine phosphatase family protein: MRFFIIRHGETSWNVEGRFQGQRDTELSEHGLAQGDKVAAFLAPHRFEAVVSSPLKRALVTGKKIAAACGVSTVEIVSEFSEIHHGEWETLLATEVASRWPDLYAAWHTSPHTVIMPGEGGESLRDVQVRSVAAMEKIALKYSGDVCLTTHDAVVKTLLCYFLEAPLSSFWCFQITNCGLTVVELKEGHSPRMSLMGDAHYLDGDSFALPEQKGL